A window of the Brassica napus cultivar Da-Ae chromosome A2, Da-Ae, whole genome shotgun sequence genome harbors these coding sequences:
- the LOC106392214 gene encoding very-long-chain 3-oxoacyl-CoA reductase 1-like (The RefSeq protein has 2 substitutions compared to this genomic sequence), with the protein MEICTYFKSQPTWLLVLFSLGSISILRFTLTLLTSLYIYFLRPGKNLRRYGSWAIITGPTDGIGKAFAFQLAQKGLHLVLVARNPDKLKAVSDSIQAKHSTTQIKTVLMDFSGDIDAGVRRIKEAIEGLEVGILINNAGVSYPYAKYFHEVDEELLGNLIKINVEGTTKVTQAVLVNMLKRKRGAIVNMGSGAAALIPSYPFYSVYAGAKTYVDQFSRCLHVEYKKSGIDVQCQVPLYVATKMTKIRRASFLVASPEGYAKAALRFVGYEPRCTPYWPHALMGYVVSALPESVFESFNIKRCLQIRKKGMLKDSSSKKE; encoded by the exons ATGGAGATCTGCACTTACTTCAAATCCCAGCCCACATGGCTCCTCGTCCTCTTCGCCCTCGGCTCCATCtccatcctcaagttcaccctCACCCTCCTCACATCCCTCTACATCTACTTCCTCCGCCCCGGCAAGAACCTCCGCCGCTACGGATCCTGGGCCATCATCACCGGCCCCACCGACGGCATCGGCAAAGCCTTCGCCTTTCAGCTCGCCCAGAAAGGCCTCCACCTCGTCCTCGTCGCCCGCAACCCCGACAAGCTCAAAGCCGTCTCCGACTCGATCCAAGCCAAGCACAGCACCACCCAGATCAAGACCGTCCTGATGGACTTCTCCGGAGACATCGACGCAGGCGTGAGGCGGATCAAGGAGGCGATCGAAGGTCTGGAGGTTGGGATTCTGATCAACAACGCGGGGGTTTCGTACCCTTACGCTAAGTACTTCCACGAGGTTGATGAGGAGCTGCTTGGTAACTTGATTAAGATCAATGTCGAGGGGACTACCAAGGTTACTCAGGCTGTGTTGGTGAATAtgctgaagaggaagaggggagCTATTGTTAACATGGGGTCTGGTGCTGCTGCTCTTATCCCTTCCTATCCTTTCTACTCTGTTTATGCCGGCGCTAAAAC gTATGTGGATCAGTTCTCAAGGTGTCTCCATGTTGAGTACAAGAAAAGTGGGATTGATGTTCAATGCCAG GTACCCTTGTATGTTGCTACAAAGATGACCAAGATAAGAAGGGCATCTTTCTTAGTTGCATCTCCAGAGGGTTACGCAAAGGCAGCACTGCGTTTTGTAGGCTACGAACCACGTTGCACACCTTACTGGCCTCACGCCCTCATGGGTTATGTTGTCTCTGCATTGCCCGAAAGCGTTTTTGAATCCTTTAACATTAAGAGGTGTCTCCAGATCCGGAAGAAGGGCATGCTTAAGGACTCCAGTAGTAAAAAGGAGTAA
- the LOC125585712 gene encoding photosystem II core complex proteins psbY, chloroplastic-like: MAATMATSAKCMSLNTSLPKALNQTKPISSPKPSISLPSPPKPTVSLAVTSTALAGAVFSSLSYSEPAFAAHQIAQLAAAAQGSDNRGLALLLPIVPAIGWVLFNILQPALNQINKMRASKGVVVGLGIGGGLAASGLLTMTPEASASMVNEMVAVAEAAAKVEDNRGQLLLFVVAPALLWVLYNILQPALNQLNKMRNK, from the coding sequence ATGGCAGCGACAATGGCGACATCAGCAAAATGCATGTCCCTAAACACATCCCTTCCTAAAGccctaaaccaaaccaaacccatCTCTTCCCCAAAACCCTCCATCTCCCTCCCATCCCCACCAAAACCCACCGTCTCTCTCGCCGTCACTAGCACCGCCCTCGCCGGAGCCGTGTTCTCTTCCCTCAGCTACTCCGAGCCCGCTTTCGCCGCTCACCAGATCGCTCAGCTGGCAGCGGCGGCTCAAGGTAGCGACAACCGCGGCCTAGCTCTCCTCCTCCCGATCGTCCCGGCCATCGGATGGGTCCTCTTCAACATCCTCCAGCCAGCTCTTAACCAGATCAACAAGATGCGCGCGAGCAAAGGAGTCGTCGTGGGTCTCGGCATCGGTGGTGGTCTCGCTGCGTCAGGGCTTTTGACTATGACTCCGGAGGCCTCCGCTAGTATGGTCAACGAGATGGTGGCGGTGGCGGAAGCTGCGGCGAAAGTTGAAGACAACAGGGGACAGTTGTTGTTGTTCGTGGTTGCGCCGGCTCTGCTTTGGGTTCTTTACAATATATTGCAGCCTGCTTTGAACCAACTCAACAAAATGAGGAATAAGTAA
- the LOC125584136 gene encoding uncharacterized protein LOC125584136, which produces MHYHHTEIALHYHLTLIDLPSASQTEDVYSWVVNGVDCRGFSSAKTWEALQPRESKKDWADLICSTRKTPYKDKNSLLGTKRLFILSCLSGRIETRDHILLHCGFAAEIWTAVFYKMDRHQAPFTTWAELLSWIRRSSASAPSLLRKVVAQSVLYNTWRQRNNVIHNHILLPARTTFKVIDREVRNTFFARRKRRKFKNLLFCWLA; this is translated from the exons ATGCACTATCACCATACTGAGATAGCTTTGCACTATCACCTCACGCTGATTGATCTACCCTCAGCTAGCCAAACGGAGGATGTTTACTCTTGGGTTGTGAATGGGGTTGATTGCAGAGGCTTCTCATCAGCAAAAACTTGGGAAGCTCTGCAGCCAAGAGAAAGTAAGAAAGATTGGGCGGACCTAATCTG CTCAACTAGAAAGACTCCCTACAAGGACAAGAACAGCCTCTTGGGGACTAAGCGTCTCTTTATCCTGTCCTGTTTGTCTGGTAGGATTGAGACAAGAGACCATATATTGCTCCATTGCGGTTTTGCTGCAGAGATATGGACAGCTGTTTTCTATAAGATGGACCGTCATCAAGCACCTTTCACCACATGGGCTGAGCTTCTATCTTGGATTAGAAGATCATCTGCTTCAGCGCCTTCGCTACTCCGCAAGGTGGTTGCTCAATCCGTCCTCTACAACACTTGGCGCCAAAGGAATAATGTGATTCACAATCACATACTATTACCGGCGAGAACTACATTCAAAGTCATTGACAGAGAAGTGCGCAACACATTCTTCGCGAGAAGGAAGAGACGGAAATTCAAAAACCTCCTCTTTTGTTGGCTAGCTTAA